acaacttacttttcattgtaatttcaatgttagtcgtggcctttttcatttagacccttgtatttatttgtaacatgtttaagaatgacctcaaagatataattacagaattaaataaaaattagttgcattagagttatcttcgttgtaatgtttgtctaacatgtattgtgaatatgtattgtgaatatggttttgtttaccaaagttctgaatagctgtcacctataatcctttaattgttttgtcctagtatctgagatgattgtcttaaacttttaattgcacccgttgtttatgcttgtttgggaaggttactcatcttccaggtgtgtcggattctaggtactaatctctttataatccctatctgtcagttatacgaatcttcttgttttgtctttttcctcatgtatgtcagttcatctgcttagtaaaggacgtttggacgtTGAAAGGTCTCGCGgctactccgtcgtttattttccttcatggcatatatctttatttatggatttatcacgttcctaactttcatgatttagttatatatatatatatatatatatatatatatatatatatatatatatatatatatatatatatatatatatatatatatatatatatgtgtgtgtgtgtgtgtgtgtgtgtgtgtgtgtgcgtggtgtgtgtgtgtatgtgtgtgtgtgtaataaagatTACAgattctactgtatatatatatatatatatattatatatatatatatatattgtatatgtttgtatgtatatatcaaaacGCATTTTAGTATAGCAGTGAGTATCGCTCTTGAGTTACTGAAGATAACCAAcgggtatttatttgttttttttctttttgcaattatTTCTcaatctttcctcttttattgcaACATATTCGTAAACCATTACTTCACTCGACTGCCAATAGATGTCACTCCGTCCTCGACAAAACCTGAGAGGAGATGATATTCCAGCCGTCGATTCTCTGGTTCGATAACAATTCCTCAGGTGCCAGTATTGTTATCCATCTGAATAATTCAGAACGGGGAGCATAATGAGGCAGGCGGAGGAATCCTTTCTCTCTTCCCGTAGGATATCGTTAAGGAGAGAAGAATCCAGTCGTACCTAAGAGCGCCCTTGCTATCGCGTCACCGCCTGCTACCTTCGTCCTATCTTCACACGGACGCCAACCCCCCTCTCCACTTTCTCCTCTTTTTACCAAGCAGCAATCTCCACCTCCTTCTAGACTTCTCTGACAAGAGACGctcgatcttcttcttcttctctcttcttcgaCAAAAAAGGCGCGACCTTTTGGATTCGTTTTGCATTCGGGAAATGATATGATAATTAGGTCTTTTCGAGACTTCATGGCAGCCTTTTAACGTGAAAGGCGattttctgtcttcttcttcttctttatcggAATTGCATCATTCCGGGGACCCGTGCATTGCAGAGGCGAAGCAGAGGCAGGTAGCATATTTTCCgcttatttattttctatctgaAATTGTtttgtctctctttctcgtaCGTATGACAGCAACTGTCCatccatctatttatctatctatctttctatctatttaGTTAATATATTGATACATATGTACATAGGTTTAAATCACTCAATCACTCTAATTCATATCATTacatgcatttctctctctctctctctctctctctctctctctctctctctctctctctctctatatatatatatatatatatatatatatatatatatatatatatatatatatatatatatatatatatatgtgtgtgtgtgtgtgtgtgtgtgtgtatgtatgtatgttcgtgtatgtataaatgtatgcaaatgcacgtatatttacatacacacaccatatatgtatatatacccacgtatacgtataaatatacatatatatggatccTGCAAATAAATATTAATCCTAAATTGAAAATGGCTTCCCTTGGATAGCTCCTGGTAATATGAGTAATTGTATGTTGGATTAACGAAACGTTATATAAGTAATCCCTTTAACTATAAATgcacaattttatatttatatatggaacgGTATTTACCCTGTTGTAGGCATGGCGTAATTCCTACATGAcgatttgtgaaatttttttaaatctaaaccatttttataaaagtattaatttgggaatgtaatattttatatgttgAATTTCTATGATTTTTTAAGGAATTTTAGTCTTAAAGATTCTACAAAGGATTTAGACAAGGTTAGGCTTCAAATGTGAACCTTTTGTCAAATTTCCCGAAAAAATTTAGATGTAGAAGTTTCACTAAAGACTTTTGTtgcttattatgtataataattacataatatattgaattttgtgataaaattaatattaatcagCAATTTCCATTGTGATAAACCCTAGAATAAGCAGATGAGCTCTACCACTCTCATGTTTTATCAGATCGAATAGGTCAATTTTACTAagaatttaagttatttttttaacaaataaaatataccgtTACTCAAAATAATTTACTATCAACACTTTCATGATTAATCATTTTTTTCGGAATTCAAGGttcataaatatacacattagTCGACACTCCAGGCTATACTTAGAATTCGTAATTTCATTTGACATTTCAATCTGTgctgaaatatacataaatcgagcaaaaaaaaaaaaaaaaaaaaaaaaaaaaaaaaaaaaaaaaaaaaaaaataataataattccggtAGAAATTCATTCCATTCATTAAAAACATAAGATTTCAGTTCCCACTTACTGATAACACTGATGACACGAGTCTCCTTAACGACAGCGTCGCGGACAGAATTGTAAGCTCTGCATTCGACGCTAATCTCGGCGAGACTGACTGACCTTTCTAGGCTGTAATTAAGGTCAGATGAGGTCACCCAACCTCCCCCTTCTCCCTCGCTCACCAGGGAAGATACGGTTGCCACCTCAACTCCTGAGGGAGGTGAAGAGAGCGTGTTATAATATGTTAGgggaatattaagaaaaatcagGCACAGAGAAGCTTCAACAGCTTGAAGGAAGTAGGGAGAATGTTTGATGTAAGTCGCTCAACTCGAGAAACTGAACTGCAAAATAAACTTCCCAAACTTCTGTGAGTTAACAGCAGTTAAAGTCAGGTGGCAGCGAAGTTCCGGAAATGATATCGTATATAAGTGCAAGAGAATGACGTTACTTGAGGCGTTAAATAAGGACAAGTAAAGCCGGGGGGTGCTTATGTGAGCCAACTCCAAACTGTCCGTTAAAAGCAGAGAAGGTTACATGAGGTGTGCCCTTAAAATGTTAAGATTACCATTTTCGTTCAAATTTTTCCATTGCTCTGTGACTTGTAACAGGTATTAGAAAAGCGTTAATGGGTTGTTCTCAGGCATGGTAGCAATTATTGCCTTTTCTGGCCACTGCTGTTTTGCAATCACTACTGTTCAAAGCAAAGTGTAAATAGAGAGGCCAacttatacaatttttttaatggaatcATGTGGACGGCGAACCTTTCAACAAGGGAGATTGTTAAGGCGAATTGGTAAAATGAATTCTTACTTAAGTTACTACAAATACTTATGTGATTCACTAATTCAAATGAAAACTGACTAGAAAATGAGATATTTAACTGTCATACTATAAACCACTTGGTACGAACCGACTAGGGTTGTTTTTTTCTTGATGAAATCATTTTCGTTAAATGTAAAACATTTGATGTTGGCTCTTGAAGTTCTTATCAACTGGCGTTTGAGGGGTGACCAAAGTTACTTGTCAAAGCGGATGAAAGTAATACACCGGCTGAATAAAACTAGAGCGGCTTTATCAGTTCACGTATTTAGAGATAATTTCTATACCAGCAGACAGACAGTTTCACATTTAGAGCCCCAGGTGTAGATGTCACTCTGCGtaggttataaatatatatatatatatatatatatatatatatatatatatatatagatatatatatatatatatatatatatactatatatgtatgtatatatatgtatatatatatatatatatatatatatatatacatatatatgtatgtatatatatatatatatattatatatatatatatatatatatatatatatatatatcagctaacGCCATAGAACAAATCATCTGGGATTTtccttactcgtccctaaggatTCACGCAGGCAGAATGTCAAGACAGAATAAGACAAAAATGATGGACGGAAAAGAATATGATACAGGTTGCAAGGGAACGTTCTTCTAGAATATTACATGATAGAAATATCTCGTGTAAGTTAACTATGTAAAGACACTGCCATTGCCCCCATAATGCTTGACTTCAGGGAAGTTTGACAATACAAAATTATATCCTGATAAATCTACCGTTTTCTGTAGCCTCAGAGGCCTCAAAGTCTAGAGCCAGCCATCCCCAGCCAGGGTTCCGCAGAACTTTAGGGTTCAGTGAGAATTCCCCCATGatttatctaattaatttttctttatcgtAGCATAATACTAAAAGTAAGGATtacaaatacttatatatatatatatatatattatatatatatatatatatatatatatatatatatatatatatacacatatatatatatattggggtacCATGGGATAAGAAAAACcatctcaggggttcctcaaagtggcAAAGGTTGGTAACCACTGTTCTAGACCTTACagagctgaataaaaaaaaaaaaacgctttttttttcactcaccGTCAACTAACCAGTGGATGGAGGCAGAACGATTTGCGCCTGAAGTGATGCAGGTCAGAGTGAAGGTCTATCCTGCAGCTACGACGGAGGGACCTTTGACCGTGACCCGTTTTGGACTGTCTGGGGGAAGGTCATGGGAGAAGGACATGAGAATGTACAACCTGACAATCCGCACTGTCCCAAGATTACGTGCGTTTGaaggattattttcctttttatttaaacaTTACCTTtgaaccatcccccccccccccttctctctctctctctctctctctctctccttggaataTTGATTTCTAGACAAGATTAAGTACCATGAATTTAGGGGACTCTTACtgtttaaaaactctctctctctctctctctctctctctctctctctctttatggaatCAAGATTTCTAACTTCAGTTCATATGGCATTCTAgaaaattcatataattatgactTTGATAATCCCTTTATTGATCTGATGTCATTTTGCATTGTTGAAGGACCTTCTGCTCATGACATCGTTATGAAACCCattgttattcttcttcttcttcttcttcttcatcatcatcatcatcatcatcatcatcatcattttctatCCATTACCATCAGGTGTCATCATCAAAGTAAATTAACATGAAGGGTTCATGCCCATTCTCCGTAATTGAAAGTTGATGGAGTTTCGTTTCAGAGTTAATGATTCTACTCGTATTTGTCATCATGAGAAGTTAAGTGAGTCTTTTTTTGAActgatgaatttttaaaattcattttgaagTCATTTATTCCTTTGGTTTCCTCTAGGTTGATCAAACACTTTTGCGCTGACTTATATAAGCCCAGAAATCTGCAAGTTACTTAAATCCCAAATGATTTTGTTTCCCGTCTTTGAGATGTGTCATGATTGCGTCACAGAAATTTAATTCTGTCATTGGCTGCTTGTGAAGACCCTAATATTTTCGTATGACATGACTAGGTACTCACGAGGTATTACCCTAATTAGCGTTAGCATAACCTCTATGCATTCATTGATTACTCAAAATAATTTATGCAACAACGTGGGGACACATAATGATACAGGCTATACACAAGGATGTGGATTCTGGGACAAGAAGTAGAGCGTGAATCTCCATTGACAACAACTAGAGAAATATgacatatttattttcctttgcctGTTATTTGAGTAGACGGATCTCAATTTATTCCTTTACGGACAATCTAAGACATTTTTTCTGCTTCTCATTTTCTTTAACGTTCGGTTCTTatcaaggcctctctctctctctctctctctctctctctctctctctctctctctctctctccatatgataAGATGATGCAGTCATGTTTAAGAAATGGAcagaaaatacatatttttccccaaaaaattgaGCTTATACAAGATACCTAATTGCACGCATATACCCGTACGTTTTTTTATAAAAGCATCTGATATTCGTCTAAATCCCTCCACTAcgtatatctgagagagagagagagagagagagagagagagagagagagagagagatgtgaccaATCCCCCTCTTGACGACCGATTCCATTTGGCCACTGAAAGTGAGTTCTCCTTGGAAAAAATGTTGCCTGAGGATGGGGACTTGAGAGCCCGAGATGGCATAAGTAAACGTCATCGCTTTATCCTGGTCTCGATAGGGAAGCTTGTTTTGTTTGTTCTGTCCCGAATTTTAAATCTTGTCAAATGGTTCCTTCGTGATGTCTTCTCTCTGGTTCTGGCTTAGGGTTTTTTTGATGTGAGTTAGCTAAAGAAATAGGtggccgtgtgtgtgtgtcttcagtGGAATCACATCTAGTCACTTATCTGTATGCTaagacatacgcacacacacaacacatattatatatataatatatatatatatatatatatatatatatatatatatagatttatatattgtatgtatacaaacacacatacacacacacagacacacacacacacacacaacaacacacacacatatatatatatatatattatatatatatatacagatacatatatatatatatatatatatacatatatatacatatatatatagtatatatatatatatatatatgcacacacacacacacacacatatatatatatatatatatatatatatagatatatatatatatatatatatatatatatatatatatatatatatatatatatattcacacacacacacacacacacacacacacacatatatatatatatacatatatatatatatatatatatatatatatatgatatatatatattcattcacacacacacacacatacacacacacactacatatatatatatatatatatatatatatatatatatgtatatatatgtatatatatatatatatatatatatatatatactatcatacatatatttgtttatttatttgtgtgtgtatatatatatacatatatatatatatatatatatatatatatatatacatatatagatgtgtgtgtatatatatatatatatatatatatatatatatatatatatatatacgatatatttatacatatatagtgtgtgtatatatatatatatatatatatatatatatatatatatatatatatatatatatatatatatatatatatatatatatctatatatatatatatatatatatatatatatatatatatatatagagagagatagagagagagagagagagagagagagagagagagagagagagagagagagagagagagagagagagactgaaaactgCTTGGTGAACGTTCCTCATCGTAGGTAAAATGGTGAAgtgaattttgtttataaaaagtggaaaatccACGTTCGAGATAATGGACAATTAGACTTACTGAAGGTGAGatatgtctttctctctctttctctctctctctctctctctctctctctgcacgacaTAAAAGTAAGAATATGAGGAGAGGTAGCATTTCTCTTCTCTTCATACTCCACTACTCTCTGCTTTcatttgtattcttttttatGAAAGCAGTTTCTGCGCAcaagtttttccttatttttctggtgaGAGCTCAATGCATTTCGTCTTTTtacttctgtgttttttttttaaattcttatttttccttattgtATGACAAGTTAATCATTGTCATGATTGATTGTGTTTGCAGTGATCCTAAAGgttattgatttcattttatattttcaaaacttatttctacttttttattagaatttcgTGATCTGGatataagttatttttttgttattatattttgtatagcCATCaagatatttctttatattttacttatcgTTTACTTAAACGGGGTTTCAAACTAAATTCTGAACTTAGCATGCCTATTTAAGTCTGTTCGTTTTCCAATACTGAAAGCCATTCATACACGTTTATACACTTTTTTTCTGAAAACTGTCTAATAAGCAAGGGATCTGTTCTATCTCATATCAAATTCGTTTTCAATTCAATTTAAAGGTTTTTATTCAAGATATGGCTACGTAATTCTCATATTAATTCAGAAAATTACTTTCATAGGAATTTTGATTTATCTTAGATATAAAATTCTCCTCAGAAATATTTAACCAAGTTTGGAAATATTTCATTTGTGGAACAATATTAGTAGAGAGATAAATCTTAGAGTTTAGAAATCGTGGAACCTCAAATTTCATGTTATCACATGAGTTCATTATAGTATTTGTTCtttcattatacttttttttcgttaGCTCTCTTCTGAACTTGTAAGCTCAAGGTCAGTTCCATTACTTATTACTCAAATAGTCGACAAGAGTTACCCATAAAGCTAGAATAAGTAAAGTTTCTTattaaattaatctataataaaCAAGAATTTATCAGCTTTTGACTAGAGTCATCTTTTGATCATTGTCTCACAACATTAACGAAGCAAACAACTCTCCTTCAATGATAAGATCCAGACTTACAATGGACAGTGAAGGTAACGTTGGCACTCACAGGCTCCTCGGCCATTTCGTTGACAGCCTGACACTCGTAAACAGCCTTGTCGTCTTCTGGTCTCACCTTGATGACCAGACTGAGTTTCCCTTCCTCGTGTTTTCCCTCATCGTCTCCCGAGGTGAAATTCTGAGGCTTCAGGAGGTGGCCGTTTTTGTACCAGGTGAGTTCCGGAGTAGGATTGCCCCCGGGAGACTGGCAGGCGAGTGTGACGAGGTCCCCAGCTCTAAGGATACCTCCGGGGAAGTATCCGCTGATGACCGGGGGTTTTGGCGGGtctgagagagaagaagaagaggaagagctcGGTTTGTTTACACTGATGATTCGTAGGGGTTACAGAACGAGTTTGAGAGTAAATATATGTTTttgacatattttatatatatacatatatatatatatatatattatatatatatatatatgtgtgtgtgtgtgtgtgtgtggtgtgttttttgatatatatatatatatatatatatatatatatatatatatatatatatatatatatatatatatatatatatatatatatatatatatatatatatatatatatatatatatataatatatatatatatatatatatatatatatatataatatatatatatatatatatatatatatatatatatatatatatatatatatatatatatatatatatatatatatatatatatatatatatatgaaaggctcaacttacgaaaaacttgagatacgaaagcaaatatgaaaaaattttacggctctacatacgaaaattgctcaagttacgaaaggttgttgctgtaaagtcccgagattcgcccagaccaccagagaacaattttaaactcgcacgccgccaactgagtaaaactCGCTACCAtttcctcccgctctcccattggttcctgatgctagtcaccccataagatcctgctctcctattggtcagcatctaccccttgtgctttatgtattctataggtaaaaggatgctgtaaattgaaaacttattcatgttaatacattttaattaaaaaaaaaaaaacattaggtaaagaatagaataaagaaatagaaatgaatggttattatactgttttgatagttttcagtagttgaagagagataatgaaaatttatggcttactgtgtactaggaaaagtgattgcttggcgatcgttcgatagtcgtaagtgctggatgtaaacagaagtttggaagcttctttttgtttgtttattatatttaatggttacttaataattatttgaaatgagtacatgcaatacatttaataaaaaaaattggaattgatatcataaaatataaaataaatctgactgctatcatcgaagcaacaaatacgtatttttagaattcttcttctgttttaatattatgttacgtatatgtttcatcatagctgtcagtaactcggtatctccattaggtaaagatagaataaagaatagaaatgaatggttattatactgtttggtagtttcattagttgaagagagatactaatgaaaatttatggcttactgtgtcctaggaaaagtgattgcctggcgttcgttcggtactcgtaagagctgaatgtaaacaaacgattggaaggtatttttttttttgtgtattatagttaatgattaattaataattatttgaaatgagtacatactgattatttatacattttattggcatattctaagcttttagcttcttcggttttagatgtcagaatcatagactaggctacagtagcaaccgctaacataggctaggcttattgctaagggacatatgctaaacaGTCCTAATATTATGCATTGAAAAATGGgttttgaacattacatgcagttgaatattactcaagtatgtacagtattttccttttttggagacatatttcttccgtcggatcggcatggtaaccctagaacatgtgttgtaggcctggaaatataatttactggggtgtttttgtagggcttggaacggattaggcattttacatataaaatgcggtttaagatacgaaaaactcatgatacgaaggccgcctcggaatggattaatttcgtatctcgaggtaccactgtatatatatatatatatatatatatatattatatatatatatatatatatatatatatatatatatatatatatgatatacaaatagtatatacatatatatacaaatatatatacatatatatatatatatatatatatatatatatatatatatatatatatatgtatatactatatgtatatataaatatatagacagacagatagatagacagataaatcaacaaataaataacctCCCAGAACATCTTCCAGCGACAAATCACAAATGACAAATCATTCTAAGCTTTTACGCAGGACGGGGCATTTTACATACACACGCGAATGTACAGCACATGCGCGCTCAGTTCACAGCCTCAACTTACGCAGGACAGAAAGGGCGATGGAGGCGACCAAAGGCGTCGGGGAGTTGGTGAGGGAGGGATGCATCGCCCTGCACGAGAACTGCTGGCCGTCGTCCTCGGCTTCAGGCGTGATGAACAGGTGACTGACGACGCTCCAGCTGCGCCCGTTGGGTGAGTTCTCGAGCCTCTCCGTGTGCAGCTCTGGCGGAGATTGGCAGAGGATGATAGATGATGCTCATCGAATAGATTATGTTCAGGTTCTGTGGTCAGAGATGTGAATAATAGCCAGATTATAAGGCCACCACGGGGAAAGTGAAGCAACGGAGTCCTAGATCTTTCACCTTCACTCTGTGGCATTTTAGAGCAAACCCTTTGCTTGAAAATGTCTGGGTGAAGGCGAAAGATCGTGCGCTCTGTTGTGTCACTTTCCTCTGTTTCTGTTTGTTGTACAACAAGTTGTTGTTCTCACGAagaaaagagaaacgatggaattctgcaagacctttcgacctTTTCCTTCATCTCCtaggtaaaggacaagaagtcgaaaggccttgcagacctccttcgtttctCATTCCTCCGTGGAatctgtctttatttatatattcatcacgttccatattttcatgattgagttgtacttatatataacatatatatatatagatatattatatatatatatatatatatatatgatatatatatatatatatatatatatatatattatatatatatatatatacatataatatatatatatatatatatatatatatatatatatatatatattgtgtgtgtgtgttgttgtgtgtgtgtgtgtgtttaaatatcACTCATACCTTGATCGAGCAAGACTCCGTTCCTGTACCAGGCGACAGAAGGGGCTGGCCGACCGTCCTTGACGACGCACTTCCACCGTCTTCCCTTCTCTGTCCCCCTTGACGATGATGCTAGACGGAGccactggcgagagagagagattcgtaatCTACGTTAGTCAGTGGGTTCTGTGACAGAGTGATTCTGTGCTACACCAGAGCTTTCTGTAGGTAAAGTAGAGTGTAGGGAAATGTACTTGTACTAAAGAAATGCACTGTAGTATAGTATTTGTGGAAGTGGTCAGTGAACAAGGAAGGAAatagttttttatagttttagttTAGTACAGCATGGTAGAGTTTATGGCAGGAATGTCTACTGTAGGACATAGTGCAACCCTGTTCTGGACAGGATATCATAgcaattctatacatatatactgtagtCCAGCACAGTACGGTACTGTGCAGTCCAGAACGAGTTACAATACAGAATAGTATAGTGCAGCACAGTCGTGTATTGGAGTAAAACTACTTCATTTTACTACTTGGAAGCAGATAAGGGTAAAACGTTTGTAGGATAACGTTGTACAGGTAGTATAACTGAGAACACACAACACCAAGCAGCAGTCGAGCCATGCTTAGGGCTTTACATTCCATTGCTACAGTACTAGGCTACATAGGATAATACCTTTGTACAATACAGCTTAACGAAAAATccatataattttatatcaatATACGGCACTTTATAAACATATTGAGGAATTTATCATTGATGCATAAATATGTTTCTTTCATCCACAGGACAATAAATTCTAAGAATAACTGGCAGTACTGTTGAATGAAATCGTATGCTACGCGCCACAGTTAATTATGTAGTGTTCCCCGAACCATATCACTGATTTAGTGAAGAGCATGATCGCGGTTGTGTTACAAGCAATGCCCAATCAGGCTGGGCATTCATTAACATCCtcgcaccctttttttttttttttctctttgtaagTAACTTTCTCCAAATCATTGCTGTCATCATAACTTTCTCGTTCTCATTTcagagagcgaaaaaaaaagaagttggaaaATTTTGCAtcgaaattaaaaagaaagacgAGAAAAGTTTACGAATCAGGACTGCTTGGTCCAAAATTACTTCTTTTTAAGGACAACTTTTCGCGACAGAATTTTTGCGCAGTGTTCATCTCTTTCTACTCGCGTTTTTCGCTCTCTTGAATTTCCTGCTTTTCGTCAACGACtcgattttgtaaataaaagttaGATTTTAGTCGGATCCCAG
The Macrobrachium nipponense isolate FS-2020 chromosome 45, ASM1510439v2, whole genome shotgun sequence genome window above contains:
- the LOC135214045 gene encoding nephrin-like → MLMNAQPDWALLWLRLASSSRGTEKGRRWKCVVKDGRPAPSVAWYRNGVLLDQELHTERLENSPNGRSWSVVSHLFITPEAEDDGQQFSCRAMHPSLTNSPTPLVASIALSVLHPPKPPVISGYFPGGILRAGDLVTLACQSPGGNPTPELTWYKNGHLLKPQNFTSGDDEGKHEEGKLSLVIKVRPEDDKAVYECQAVNEMAEEPVSANVTFTVHYSPKRVTVKGPSVVAAG